In one Natronosalvus amylolyticus genomic region, the following are encoded:
- a CDS encoding right-handed parallel beta-helix repeat-containing protein, translating to MRCGRSRCSRPADTVDDRTTLDDSTASTQSRRTVLQGIAATCAAGIGLTSVASATDSYTHYEDQYENVVNVVEAGADNTGSESITSVLEDERADNTLFVFPEGRYFMDKQFRFTGFENVGFVGDNATLVPANYYDFDGPQYRLFRLGVSYRPGKRLRFEGFEVDQTASDTGIRTIETYISERLEVRDVIIRGQHDSGTWGPGLFNITEPNGWGIVERFRAPDGGEWVDNTPMAGNRWRGPIGIEANQNRGTLEFRRCALGAFPNNGLYAAGGDGKIIVHGGYYSNSNGANVRVGGDNSEIRWPTVEIDDTRPEDKTQRGIRIENGREIEIYGAAVEISSPMPTSHAISVMNSCESARIANTRLQLEGSTVNHGIVISPDAGEVTIADTAITHETAGGYPLWIRNSDRSERVLAEYLTISGRAGDEGGFRDGIRCERDNCRFSHVEVIQHGRDGVDRNAIVNMAADLTVYRSKLRASQYPYIDIGSDALVRDSDLESSGGRHAVCLYPESHSPSFKKNRLVNGIRDLGATDVLTWENTY from the coding sequence ATGCGGTGTGGACGTTCTCGGTGCTCTCGGCCAGCGGATACTGTTGACGATCGGACGACACTAGATGATTCGACGGCTTCGACGCAGTCGCGACGGACAGTATTGCAAGGAATCGCAGCGACGTGTGCGGCAGGAATCGGATTGACGTCCGTTGCGAGCGCGACAGATTCGTACACACACTACGAGGATCAGTACGAAAACGTGGTTAACGTCGTCGAAGCCGGTGCTGACAATACCGGCTCCGAATCGATTACCTCCGTCCTCGAGGACGAGCGAGCCGACAACACGTTGTTCGTCTTCCCGGAGGGGCGGTACTTCATGGACAAGCAGTTCAGGTTTACGGGTTTCGAAAACGTCGGTTTCGTCGGGGACAATGCGACGTTAGTCCCCGCGAATTACTACGATTTTGACGGCCCGCAGTACCGGCTGTTTCGTCTCGGTGTCTCCTATCGTCCAGGGAAACGGCTTCGATTCGAGGGTTTCGAGGTCGATCAGACGGCTTCCGATACCGGTATCCGGACGATTGAAACGTACATCTCCGAGCGACTCGAGGTTCGGGACGTTATTATTCGCGGCCAACACGATAGCGGCACCTGGGGGCCAGGATTGTTCAATATTACCGAGCCGAACGGCTGGGGAATCGTCGAGCGATTCCGTGCACCTGACGGGGGTGAATGGGTCGATAACACGCCGATGGCCGGAAACCGCTGGCGTGGACCGATCGGAATCGAAGCGAATCAGAACCGTGGCACGCTCGAATTCCGCCGGTGTGCGTTGGGGGCGTTCCCGAACAACGGACTCTACGCGGCGGGCGGTGACGGAAAAATAATCGTCCACGGTGGCTATTATAGTAATAGTAACGGGGCAAACGTGCGCGTCGGCGGTGATAATAGCGAGATACGGTGGCCGACGGTCGAAATCGACGACACGCGACCGGAAGATAAGACCCAGCGTGGTATCCGCATCGAAAACGGGCGTGAGATCGAGATTTACGGTGCGGCCGTCGAAATCTCCTCTCCAATGCCGACCAGTCACGCCATTTCGGTGATGAACTCCTGTGAGAGTGCACGCATTGCAAACACGCGTCTCCAACTCGAGGGATCGACGGTCAACCACGGGATTGTCATCTCACCGGATGCTGGTGAGGTAACCATCGCCGATACGGCGATAACTCACGAGACGGCCGGTGGGTATCCGCTGTGGATCAGAAACAGTGACCGGAGCGAGCGGGTGCTCGCCGAATATCTCACTATTTCGGGCCGGGCCGGCGACGAAGGTGGGTTCCGTGACGGCATTCGCTGTGAACGGGACAACTGTCGGTTCAGTCACGTCGAGGTGATCCAACACGGTCGAGACGGCGTGGATCGAAACGCTATCGTCAACATGGCCGCTGATTTGACGGTCTATCGAAGCAAACTCCGGGCCAGTCAGTATCCGTACATCGACATCGGCTCCGATGCACTCGTTCGTGACTCCGACCTCGAATCCTCTGGTGGAAGACACGCTGTCTGTCTGTATCCGGAGTCACACAGCCCCTCGTTCAAAAAGAATCGCCTCGTCAACGGGATTCGAGACCTTGGCGCGACCGACGTGTTGACCTGGGAAAACACGTATTAG
- a CDS encoding flippase — protein sequence MNRSIGSGVFSVVSAKVVVLVVTAISTPLLYRFLGVSAFGEYAFLLSVFAIYMIFVSSGITDGVRKFLAEDRNEADWSEHVVGFYFRLAFLLAVIGALGLALGAQSGLVAALFGSGVAPYFYLLALLVISAQFRDYARKTLMGFGLERYSEPLKILDKVAFVAIALPLTYLGIGVAGALAGHLVASILVTIAGLALVHRRVSLSCVFTRPTKRFPRKQMLTFNSLNIVLVFLLMSLYHIDIVMLQRFTDSSAVGNYRAALTLAEFLWFVPLAIQTVFVHSTSELWSQNRHRKISRLASKTTRYTFLLTAVMAVGLAALAEVAVPIYFGSDAEPAVEPLLLLLPGALGFALARPILAVSQGNGALRYPIAATGGAALLNVILNAALIPRYGMHGAAVATSVGYGTMFVFHCLSARLVGFDPLEDARFVRVTLTTVLAAVPIFALSSGIGSLWFALLIVPPVGFAIFLAFALLVGALDLTEAFELLAMLPDPIGSKADAIHRRLEASNERGPAPSQLQSLLFLAGLSLFLTGLLLGFLHPDQQLVP from the coding sequence GTGAATCGGAGCATTGGGAGTGGCGTCTTTTCCGTGGTGAGTGCGAAAGTCGTCGTGCTCGTCGTCACTGCTATTTCGACGCCGCTTCTGTATCGATTCCTCGGGGTCTCTGCCTTCGGTGAGTACGCGTTTTTGCTGTCGGTCTTCGCAATCTACATGATCTTCGTCAGTTCCGGGATCACCGACGGCGTTCGAAAATTCCTCGCCGAAGATCGCAACGAGGCAGACTGGAGCGAACACGTTGTCGGCTTTTACTTTCGGCTGGCCTTCCTCTTGGCCGTTATCGGAGCACTCGGACTGGCCCTCGGTGCGCAATCCGGACTCGTCGCTGCCCTCTTCGGGTCCGGCGTCGCCCCGTACTTTTATCTGCTGGCCTTGCTGGTCATTTCGGCGCAGTTTCGAGACTACGCGCGCAAGACGCTCATGGGGTTCGGCCTCGAACGATATTCGGAACCGCTGAAGATTCTCGACAAGGTCGCTTTCGTCGCGATTGCGCTCCCGTTAACGTACCTTGGAATCGGTGTTGCAGGGGCGCTCGCGGGTCATCTTGTGGCGAGTATCCTCGTTACTATCGCCGGACTGGCGCTCGTTCACCGACGAGTTTCGCTGTCGTGCGTGTTCACTCGCCCGACAAAGCGGTTTCCGCGAAAGCAGATGCTTACGTTCAACTCCCTGAACATCGTCCTCGTCTTTCTGTTGATGTCTCTGTATCACATCGATATCGTGATGCTCCAGCGGTTTACCGATAGTTCGGCGGTAGGGAACTACCGGGCAGCGCTGACACTCGCGGAATTCCTCTGGTTCGTGCCGCTCGCGATTCAGACGGTGTTCGTCCACTCGACGTCGGAACTGTGGTCACAGAACCGTCATCGAAAAATATCCAGACTGGCGTCGAAGACGACGCGATACACGTTCTTACTGACGGCCGTAATGGCAGTGGGACTTGCCGCACTGGCTGAGGTCGCTGTTCCCATCTACTTCGGTTCCGACGCCGAACCGGCGGTCGAACCGCTGTTGTTATTGCTCCCTGGTGCACTCGGGTTTGCCCTTGCACGTCCGATTCTCGCCGTGTCACAGGGAAACGGGGCGCTCAGATATCCCATCGCTGCTACCGGCGGAGCGGCTCTGCTGAACGTGATTCTCAACGCTGCACTCATCCCCCGGTACGGGATGCACGGCGCAGCCGTCGCAACCAGTGTCGGCTACGGAACGATGTTCGTTTTCCACTGTCTGAGTGCGCGTCTGGTCGGCTTTGACCCACTCGAGGATGCTCGATTCGTGCGAGTCACACTCACTACCGTCCTCGCCGCCGTCCCAATCTTTGCCCTCTCGTCGGGAATCGGGAGTTTGTGGTTTGCCCTTCTCATCGTCCCGCCGGTCGGATTCGCTATCTTCCTCGCGTTTGCGCTGCTCGTCGGTGCCCTGGACCTGACGGAAGCGTTCGAATTGCTGGCGATGCTTCCCGATCCGATCGGGTCCAAAGCCGACGCTATTCATCGCCGCCTCGAGGCCTCGAACGAGCGGGGGCCGGCGCCGAGCCAGCTACAGAGCTTGCTGTTTCTGGCAGGGTTGTCGCTGTTTCTCACCGGTCTCCTACTGGGATTCCTGCATCCCGACCAGCAACTGGTCCCGTAA
- a CDS encoding glycosyltransferase family 2 protein: protein MYREKTVGVVLPAYNEEGFVGDVIRDMPEYVDRIYAIDDQSTDDTWSEIRAAAREDGGRTHRPKGEDIEPMMADGGTTALENRAFVDDAIGRVVPIQHWHNRGAGGAIKTGYLAALEDDIDATVTVDADGQMDLGQMSRLLDPLVEGQADYAKGNRLLSKEYRAAMPRFRFVGNAILSFLTKIAAGYWKTMDPQNGYTAISNEALEAIAVEDLYEYYGYCNDLLVKLNVHGMRVADVTMPAVYGNEESSIQYSTYIPKVSLMLLQNFLWRLKAKYLVLDFHPLALFYLVGAGTAATGLLGVGLTLLTALVAVGSPLSGSTGLLLLVAGVTLLLFAMVFDMAESEHLETQIQ, encoded by the coding sequence ATGTACCGAGAGAAAACTGTTGGCGTCGTTCTGCCGGCGTACAACGAAGAGGGGTTCGTCGGCGACGTCATCCGTGATATGCCCGAGTACGTCGACCGTATCTACGCGATTGACGATCAGTCCACCGACGATACCTGGTCGGAGATCCGAGCGGCCGCACGCGAGGATGGGGGCAGGACCCACCGACCCAAAGGCGAGGACATCGAGCCGATGATGGCAGACGGCGGAACCACCGCCCTCGAGAATCGAGCATTCGTCGACGATGCCATCGGTCGAGTGGTCCCGATCCAGCACTGGCACAACCGAGGTGCTGGTGGTGCAATCAAAACTGGGTATCTTGCCGCCCTCGAGGATGATATAGACGCGACAGTAACCGTCGATGCGGACGGACAGATGGACCTCGGGCAGATGTCTCGGCTGCTCGATCCGCTCGTCGAGGGGCAGGCAGACTACGCCAAAGGAAACCGTCTGCTCTCGAAAGAGTACCGGGCAGCGATGCCACGGTTCCGGTTCGTCGGCAACGCGATCCTCTCGTTTCTGACGAAGATTGCCGCCGGCTACTGGAAGACGATGGATCCACAGAACGGGTACACAGCCATCTCCAACGAGGCGCTCGAGGCGATCGCTGTCGAGGACCTCTATGAGTACTATGGCTACTGTAACGACCTGCTCGTGAAGCTGAACGTCCACGGCATGCGGGTTGCCGACGTTACGATGCCCGCAGTCTACGGTAACGAAGAGTCGAGCATCCAGTACTCGACGTACATCCCAAAGGTGTCGCTGATGTTGCTACAGAACTTCCTGTGGCGGCTGAAAGCGAAGTATCTCGTGTTGGACTTTCACCCGCTCGCGTTGTTTTATCTCGTTGGCGCCGGAACGGCTGCAACCGGGTTGCTTGGCGTCGGACTCACGTTGCTTACAGCACTCGTCGCCGTCGGGAGCCCACTCTCGGGCTCGACGGGCCTGTTGCTTTTGGTAGCAGGGGTCACGTTGCTCCTGTTCGCGATGGTGTTCGACATGGCGGAGAGCGAACACCTCGAGACACAGATCCAGTAG
- a CDS encoding polysaccharide deacetylase family protein yields the protein MTNRNRRSFITTIAATGTLGLAGCLSDVRELRPGDDESTPTQSPSESDDGGPEAVDGPDLPGTSLEDFEDLDNWITMIDAGSLEAETDDPYAGTQSAHLTADEETDYAAIYSTHDEGMDLRDSNLSLAVKFTGRDQLQLTLELFAPNSRNVHTLRRTLTGPSDRWLRVDFGTSRVDTQPDLTDVREIRLTARRRGNLNGTLECSVDDLRAVDRPESGKVVLLFDGTLESHYTNALEPMNEYDFPGVEAVMPEALGEDDRLTLDQLHELDDAGWDVAARPRTGAQFIHEYTPEEQEGMIKRTKAYLENRGFEDGAKHFLTPRNVLGPETIDLVREYHEQAFRFGGGPNGLELTDPHNVGFFAGDAGDETKSYVDYAAEYGQLAVLHFEYIGENGMSIEAFEALLEYIDEQDVAVVTATELLEGR from the coding sequence ATGACGAACCGAAACCGACGATCGTTTATAACTACGATTGCAGCGACTGGAACACTCGGGCTCGCTGGATGCCTTTCGGACGTGCGCGAGTTACGTCCCGGAGACGATGAGTCCACACCCACACAGTCGCCGTCGGAAAGCGACGATGGCGGTCCCGAAGCCGTCGACGGGCCCGACTTGCCTGGTACGTCCCTCGAGGATTTCGAGGATCTGGATAACTGGATAACCATGATCGACGCGGGATCGCTCGAGGCCGAAACGGACGACCCGTACGCGGGGACACAGTCGGCACATCTCACAGCCGACGAGGAAACCGACTACGCGGCAATCTACTCGACACACGACGAGGGGATGGATCTCCGTGATTCGAACCTCTCGCTTGCCGTCAAATTCACCGGGCGCGACCAGCTCCAGCTTACACTCGAGTTGTTCGCGCCGAACTCGCGTAACGTCCACACGTTGCGTCGGACGCTCACGGGACCGAGCGATCGGTGGCTTCGCGTCGACTTCGGTACCTCGCGGGTCGATACACAACCCGACCTCACTGATGTGCGTGAAATTCGACTCACTGCCCGCAGACGCGGTAATCTGAACGGGACGCTTGAGTGTTCCGTCGACGACCTGCGGGCAGTTGACCGACCCGAGAGCGGCAAGGTCGTGTTGTTGTTCGATGGGACCCTCGAGAGTCACTATACCAACGCGCTCGAACCGATGAACGAGTACGACTTCCCCGGGGTCGAAGCGGTGATGCCCGAGGCGCTCGGGGAAGACGACCGACTCACGCTCGACCAGCTTCACGAACTCGACGACGCTGGCTGGGACGTGGCTGCCCGGCCACGAACCGGCGCACAGTTCATCCACGAGTACACGCCGGAAGAACAGGAGGGAATGATCAAGCGAACGAAAGCGTACCTCGAGAATCGGGGCTTCGAAGACGGTGCGAAGCACTTTCTCACCCCACGGAACGTGCTCGGCCCCGAGACGATCGATCTTGTCAGAGAGTATCACGAACAGGCGTTCCGGTTCGGGGGCGGACCGAACGGGCTGGAACTAACAGACCCTCACAACGTCGGGTTCTTCGCCGGAGATGCCGGCGACGAGACGAAAAGCTACGTCGATTACGCAGCGGAGTATGGACAGCTCGCCGTCCTCCACTTCGAATACATCGGTGAGAACGGCATGTCCATAGAAGCGTTCGAAGCGTTACTCGAATACATCGACGAGCAAGACGTGGCGGTCGTCACGGCGACGGAACTCCTGGAGGGGCGCTAA
- a CDS encoding glycosyltransferase family 2 protein — translation MPRVSVIIPTYNRAETLSRAIDSALEQTVDDLEVVVVDDGSTDETQSVLAGYDDSRVRPIVHATNRGANVARNTGIEYARGEYIAFLDSDDTWHPEKLERQLETLADRSEVWVGTYCDSTFELSGPAGPIQSFVASVLARGDAEPTREGGEELIGEILADNVQPGAGSTLLVRACVAREAGGFDETLDRFQDPEFCLRVLEHGKLAYVDEPLVRREPTGHPPADVIRNASEQYLSTYEDEVERFESAGYEIRSTHELILAKRYLAEGRLPRGVWHLRTAAVSPRHVPGLCWALGTGVRRRPLSVVATIGLVVLSMLFGQWAIKHRLSDSSGH, via the coding sequence ATGCCTCGCGTCAGTGTTATTATTCCGACGTACAACAGAGCGGAGACGCTCTCTCGCGCCATCGACAGCGCCCTCGAGCAGACGGTCGACGACCTCGAGGTGGTTGTGGTCGATGACGGCTCGACGGACGAAACCCAATCGGTGCTGGCTGGATACGACGACTCGCGGGTACGACCGATCGTCCACGCGACGAACCGGGGCGCCAACGTGGCTCGGAACACGGGCATCGAATACGCCCGCGGCGAGTATATCGCGTTCCTCGACTCTGACGACACCTGGCACCCCGAGAAACTCGAGCGACAGCTGGAGACCCTTGCAGACCGATCGGAGGTGTGGGTCGGCACGTACTGTGACTCGACGTTCGAACTGTCGGGGCCCGCTGGTCCGATTCAATCGTTCGTCGCATCCGTGCTGGCTCGTGGCGATGCGGAACCAACGAGGGAAGGCGGCGAGGAACTGATCGGCGAGATTCTGGCGGATAACGTCCAGCCGGGCGCTGGATCGACGTTACTGGTACGTGCGTGTGTCGCCAGGGAGGCTGGCGGTTTCGACGAAACGCTCGATCGATTTCAGGACCCGGAGTTCTGTCTGCGGGTTCTCGAGCACGGCAAACTCGCGTACGTCGACGAACCACTCGTGCGCCGTGAACCGACCGGGCATCCGCCGGCGGACGTGATCAGAAACGCGAGCGAGCAGTACCTCTCGACCTACGAGGATGAGGTCGAACGATTCGAGTCGGCAGGGTACGAAATTCGCTCGACGCACGAACTCATCCTGGCAAAGCGGTATCTGGCGGAAGGCCGGCTCCCTCGCGGCGTGTGGCATCTCCGTACGGCTGCGGTGTCACCACGACACGTGCCTGGACTCTGTTGGGCTCTCGGAACCGGTGTACGACGACGCCCCCTGTCAGTGGTCGCTACCATCGGTCTGGTGGTCCTCTCGATGCTTTTCGGACAGTGGGCGATAAAACATCGGCTCTCTGATAGTTCCGGACACTGA
- a CDS encoding PKD domain-containing protein, which yields MRRDRLSRRTVLALTGACSLATVGVGQLAGETGDDEQPDVDDGVSRDTFVIREGTDQATTVYVTTAEADGPTVVVLGGIHGNEVAGYVAAGEIADWTIDAGTLVTIPEANAVAIERGTRTDDDGIDLNRQFPESSEPRTDLASAIWDVLSEFDADVVVDLHESIGIYAGDPIDGVGQAIFHSDGDAVAETADSAGTYATKHYVDDMDLAFKTGSFSGPATEPSGLLVHKAARDLGADSYLVETLSRGPDLETRVQWHLAITERLLADDVFVDDPENGDVPEQPVDDDPGEEVPDDDDDPVETDPGDDDDGETGVSPSAEIRTDPPNADELSLESGQTVTLDATCSTVTDGEIVSYDWQLNGDETVDETGDTIDVTIGANGDHSILLRVTGEEGATDTAQITLSAE from the coding sequence ATGAGACGCGATAGATTGTCACGTCGGACCGTATTAGCACTTACAGGCGCCTGTTCACTCGCGACAGTTGGTGTCGGCCAACTGGCCGGCGAAACGGGCGACGACGAGCAACCTGACGTGGACGATGGTGTTTCTCGAGACACTTTCGTTATTCGCGAGGGCACGGATCAAGCGACGACTGTCTACGTCACGACTGCGGAGGCGGATGGACCGACGGTCGTCGTCCTTGGTGGGATCCACGGCAACGAGGTAGCGGGATACGTTGCGGCCGGGGAAATCGCCGACTGGACGATCGATGCGGGGACACTCGTCACGATACCGGAAGCCAACGCCGTCGCAATCGAGCGCGGAACCAGAACTGACGACGACGGAATCGACCTCAACAGGCAGTTCCCCGAAAGCAGTGAACCACGGACCGACCTCGCTAGCGCTATCTGGGACGTGCTTTCCGAGTTCGATGCTGACGTGGTCGTTGACCTTCACGAATCAATCGGTATCTACGCAGGCGATCCGATCGACGGTGTCGGGCAGGCAATTTTCCATTCAGACGGGGATGCGGTCGCTGAAACCGCAGACAGCGCTGGGACGTACGCGACCAAACACTACGTCGACGATATGGATCTCGCGTTCAAGACCGGATCGTTCTCCGGGCCGGCCACTGAACCGAGTGGCTTACTCGTCCACAAAGCTGCTCGCGACCTCGGGGCGGATTCGTATCTGGTCGAAACCCTCTCGAGGGGCCCCGACCTCGAGACGCGCGTCCAGTGGCATCTGGCGATCACCGAACGACTGCTTGCGGATGACGTGTTCGTCGACGACCCCGAGAACGGCGACGTTCCCGAACAACCGGTCGATGACGATCCTGGTGAGGAAGTTCCGGACGATGACGACGACCCTGTCGAGACGGATCCAGGTGATGACGACGATGGAGAGACGGGGGTATCGCCGAGCGCAGAAATCAGAACCGACCCACCGAACGCCGACGAACTGTCACTCGAGTCGGGCCAGACGGTCACTCTCGATGCCACCTGTTCGACCGTTACTGACGGTGAAATCGTCAGCTATGACTGGCAACTCAACGGCGATGAAACGGTCGACGAAACGGGTGACACAATCGACGTGACGATCGGCGCAAACGGCGACCACTCGATCCTATTGCGGGTTACTGGTGAGGAGGGAGCGACTGACACCGCACAGATTACGCTCTCGGCGGAGTAA
- a CDS encoding polysaccharide deacetylase family protein, whose product MSQQHATRRRFLALSGAAGITGIAGCTNRLESATDEISNSSANGNTDDPNESAPTVSDGVPSLETEYNSRERFRQPGTSYDDFSDLDGWEIVQGSGDADEDIVFDGEQSLRLESENSQNIIAQRSLEGEDLTATDLSFAIRTTTPQNLTVNLRLVDQFGSEKVYSLREVTYRTPEVGWFRSSPGVFQQSEYEPAMDHLDRLEIQVLHSMDEATVWIDDLRTHETPDQGYVMLVWDDGFRDYYDVAAPLHDEYGFRTVQAPVPRWTEQGREGIMSVSELQERQNEGDQIVVHGTHTPIHEYEDEAEIEARLRQDKQWYIDNDFEGANYIVYPHNSFDRRSLEHKESYHHCGGFNQAGNVNTTSVYGFDPLVLPRTIAHDLEISKRCVDLAATHNQCTILNFHTFDADNTVGEDDYEALLEHIDETDIEVITFDDLWELRTSQE is encoded by the coding sequence ATGTCACAGCAACACGCAACGCGACGACGGTTTCTCGCACTGTCGGGTGCCGCCGGTATCACCGGTATTGCAGGCTGTACCAATCGGCTCGAATCAGCAACGGACGAGATCAGCAACAGTTCGGCAAACGGAAACACGGACGACCCGAACGAATCGGCACCCACCGTTTCGGATGGCGTGCCGTCCCTCGAAACCGAGTACAACAGTCGAGAACGATTTCGACAACCAGGGACGTCGTATGACGACTTTAGCGACCTCGACGGCTGGGAGATTGTCCAGGGATCGGGAGACGCGGACGAAGATATCGTCTTCGACGGCGAACAAAGCCTCAGACTCGAATCGGAAAACAGTCAGAACATTATCGCACAGCGTTCGCTCGAGGGCGAGGATCTGACAGCGACCGATCTGTCGTTTGCCATCCGAACGACGACACCGCAGAACCTGACGGTCAACCTCCGTCTCGTCGACCAGTTCGGGAGCGAAAAGGTGTACTCACTCCGTGAAGTCACGTATCGGACGCCCGAAGTCGGCTGGTTCCGTTCGAGTCCTGGTGTGTTCCAACAGAGCGAATACGAACCGGCGATGGATCATCTGGACCGACTCGAAATCCAGGTGTTGCACTCGATGGACGAGGCAACCGTCTGGATCGACGATCTGCGAACCCACGAGACACCGGACCAGGGGTACGTAATGCTGGTCTGGGACGACGGCTTTCGTGACTACTACGACGTTGCCGCACCGTTGCACGACGAATACGGGTTCCGGACAGTGCAGGCTCCGGTTCCCCGCTGGACTGAACAGGGCCGTGAAGGAATCATGTCCGTCTCTGAGCTTCAGGAGCGCCAGAACGAGGGTGATCAGATCGTCGTCCACGGGACGCACACCCCGATTCACGAGTACGAAGACGAGGCCGAAATCGAAGCCAGACTTCGACAGGACAAACAGTGGTACATCGACAACGACTTCGAGGGTGCGAACTACATCGTGTATCCACACAATAGTTTCGACAGACGAAGCCTCGAACACAAGGAAAGCTATCACCACTGTGGCGGGTTCAATCAGGCTGGTAACGTCAACACGACGAGCGTCTACGGATTCGACCCGCTCGTGCTTCCGCGGACCATCGCCCACGACCTCGAGATATCGAAACGGTGTGTCGACCTTGCCGCAACGCACAATCAGTGTACAATCCTCAACTTCCACACCTTCGATGCGGATAATACGGTGGGGGAAGACGATTACGAGGCGTTACTCGAGCACATCGATGAAACCGACATCGAGGTCATCACGTTCGACGATCTCTGGGAGCTCCGAACGAGTCAGGAGTGA
- a CDS encoding DUF7344 domain-containing protein, whose product MKADNISTEEQDEHTTDSANDPGETAKRFSMDEIFHLLQNERRRMVLRYLRGTEGPVRMRDVAEQVAAWEHNTTVEQLTSTQRQRVYIPLYQSHLKKLDKAGVIEYQQDRGIVERKPLADQVDQYLEIEPTTESTDENGGQGPEWGDYYIGTTVVGYAVVLGAVMELPFTSFISGISLAALILLLYTVVTIGWNIN is encoded by the coding sequence ATGAAAGCAGATAATATCAGTACAGAAGAACAGGATGAGCACACCACCGATAGTGCAAACGATCCTGGTGAGACAGCGAAGCGTTTTTCCATGGACGAAATCTTTCATCTGCTGCAAAACGAGCGTCGTCGCATGGTACTCCGGTATCTTCGGGGCACCGAAGGACCCGTACGCATGCGCGATGTCGCAGAACAGGTCGCTGCATGGGAACACAACACCACCGTCGAACAACTCACGTCAACCCAGCGCCAGCGCGTGTACATCCCACTGTATCAGTCCCATCTGAAGAAACTGGATAAAGCAGGTGTTATCGAGTACCAGCAAGACCGTGGCATCGTCGAGCGAAAGCCACTTGCAGACCAGGTCGATCAGTATCTCGAGATCGAACCCACGACGGAGTCCACAGATGAAAACGGCGGACAGGGGCCTGAATGGGGCGATTATTACATCGGTACCACAGTGGTGGGTTATGCGGTGGTTTTAGGAGCCGTAATGGAATTGCCTTTTACCTCGTTTATCTCGGGTATCAGCTTGGCTGCGCTGATCTTGCTCCTCTATACAGTGGTTACTATCGGGTGGAACATCAACTAA
- a CDS encoding DUF1616 domain-containing protein: protein MSDTNWWFFDQAVVIAATGLLTFGIFSGITGVVRIGLAIPLVLFLPGYALVSALFPDKPNDSYHSFDEHKTGLGNPLLVSGGLEPIERFILSSVFSVFLVPVIALIPSATPGGFTLETVLSGISIVTVILSVIAIISRYRCRPERRYVPSLSFPSLFFQSRPSLLNASSYRLYNIAIVLSLFLVVASVGFAVANPPQPDGYTEFSIQTDAVTGDVETMYESTYTSGETTTMNTSITNHEHDQQTYTTVLLIQQVSYEDGNVTVHETDELDRQTTTVGDGETQQQTLEVTPTMQDGDLRLTVLLYDGDPPDDPTVDNAYRVITLPIEVS from the coding sequence ATGAGCGACACGAACTGGTGGTTTTTCGATCAGGCTGTTGTCATCGCTGCCACAGGCCTTCTCACATTCGGCATATTTTCGGGAATAACTGGTGTCGTACGAATTGGGCTCGCTATTCCACTAGTCCTCTTTCTTCCCGGGTATGCACTGGTCTCTGCGCTGTTTCCGGACAAACCGAACGATTCGTATCACTCCTTCGATGAACACAAAACCGGACTTGGAAACCCACTGCTGGTGAGTGGTGGTTTGGAACCCATCGAACGGTTCATCCTGTCATCTGTATTTAGCGTTTTCCTCGTTCCAGTGATTGCCCTTATTCCGTCCGCAACCCCTGGGGGTTTCACCCTCGAAACGGTACTCTCCGGGATTTCAATCGTCACCGTTATTCTTTCCGTTATCGCGATCATTTCTCGATACCGGTGTCGGCCGGAACGACGTTACGTTCCGTCACTTTCTTTTCCATCGCTGTTTTTTCAGTCACGGCCATCGCTTCTCAACGCCTCGAGTTACCGACTCTACAATATCGCAATCGTACTCAGTCTGTTCCTGGTAGTCGCCAGTGTGGGATTTGCCGTGGCAAACCCACCACAGCCTGATGGATACACGGAGTTTTCGATCCAAACCGATGCTGTCACAGGTGACGTCGAGACGATGTACGAGTCGACGTACACGTCTGGTGAGACAACGACCATGAACACCTCGATCACGAACCACGAACACGATCAACAGACGTACACAACCGTGCTGTTGATCCAGCAGGTGAGTTACGAAGATGGGAACGTCACTGTGCACGAAACCGACGAACTCGATCGACAGACGACGACGGTCGGCGACGGTGAGACACAACAACAGACGCTCGAGGTGACGCCGACGATGCAAGACGGTGATCTCCGGCTCACCGTGCTGCTTTACGACGGTGACCCTCCAGACGACCCCACTGTCGACAACGCCTATCGTGTCATAACACTGCCGATCGAGGTATCGTGA